The following is a genomic window from Deltaproteobacteria bacterium.
CCTCCTGCGCGCGAAGCGTGTTCGTGATGCGGCCGATGAAGTACGTGATCACGATCGCGACGACCGTCACCGCGATCCACATTCCCACCGCGTGCAGGCCGATCTCCATTCCCGGCGCGATCGGCCCGTGCCAGAAGTGGTAGGTCTCGTGCCAGCGGAACACCGCCGCGTAGCCCGCGGCCGACAGACCCGCGACCAGCCAGGTTGCGCTCGCGCTGCCGGTCATCGCCGCCATCGCGACGTGAACGGTGTAGAGCGCGCTGAACGGGTTGTCGGGCCCGCCGGTCAGGTAGAGCAGGGCGGTGAACAGGACCGTGTCGAAGCTCAGCGTGGCCGGCGCGAGAATCCGCGCCTGCGCGCTCGACCAGTCGCGCCGCACCAGCACGAGATTCGTGAGCACGGTCGCCGTCGGGATCAGCCACAGCGCCCGGTACGGCAGCTCGACGCGCATGACCTGCGACGCGAAGAGCAGCGCCAGCGCCTGCCCGACCGCCGCGAGGAAGCGCAGCGGCACCAGCCAGCGCAGCACGAGCGAGTGCGGCGACTCCGCGCCGAAGAGCGCGGGCGCGCCGCGATCGAGTGGAGAGTCAGGGGCGGACACGATCGCCGCGATTCTAGATCAGGCGCGGTCGGAAGCGCTCACGCCGGCAAGCTCGCCCAGATCCCCGATCATGCACTTCACCGAGCCGCCGCCCTTCTTGTGGAACTCGGAGACGTCGGCGGTGACCACGCGCGTGCGCCGCGCGCGCACCGCGTCGGCCAGGCGCGCCGAGACGCCTTCGGGCATGACCAGGTGCGGCTCGCCTGCGATATCGAGCGCGAACGAGTTCGCGGCGTAGATCGCGGCGTCGGCGTCGCCGATCTCGAGCAGGCGGTCGCGGAAGCGAACGCGCAGCGCCGCGGCCGAGTCGGGGTGCAGAACCGGAACGTATGCGAGCAGGAACTCGCGGCGCGCACCGAACGAACACAGACAGGTGTCGCCGTGGTAGTAGCGCTCGTCCACGAGCTCGACGCGCAGCACCTCGCGGCCGAGCGGCGCGATCGCCGCGATCTCGTCCAGCGCGCGTGGGTCGCTGCGAAAGCCGTAGACGCGCTTCCAGGGCGGCCAGCCCAGACGCGGCACGAAGCGCTGGCGGCGGATCCGGCCGTGCGTGAAGACGAGCGCGTCGCCGGCGGGAAACAGGTCGGCCTCGCCCTCGAAGCGCGCGCCGATCGTCGCGCAGCGCAGGCCCAGTGACTCGATCACCTGGCGGTAGATCGGCTGCTCGCCCGCGCGCGTCGGCGTGAGGTTCGATAGCACGAAGACGTCGCCGTGGCGGAAGCCCGCGTTCGCCGGGTAGACCAGACCCGGGTGCGCGGCGTGCGGGGGCACCACCGCCACCTGCACGCCGAGATCGCGGAGCAGATCGCGCATGCGGCCCCACTGCGCGATCGCGAGCGCGCGGTCGACGGACTTGCGCCGGCCGTACTTGTCACGCGTGTGCGGGTTCGCGCCGCCGACCACGGAGAAGTGCGCCGGGTCGCCCATCAGAACCACGTGGCTCATTCGGGCGTCGGAAAGCCCGGCCAGGTCGCGGCGGGCGGGGCCTGCTCGTGCTCGAGGTTCGCCTGCGGGAACGTGCAGTACAGCGTCGACATCGCGCCCGCGGGGCGATCGTTGCCGCTGCGCTTCACCCCGCCGAAGGGAAGCTTCGAGGACGCGCCCACGGTGGCGGCGTTCCAGTTCAGCGCGCCGACGCGGAGCGTGCGCGCGGCGCGCTCGTAGATCGCGCGGTCGCGGGTGAACACGCTCGCGACCAGCCCGAAGTCGGTCGCGTCGAGAAGCGCGATCCCCTCGTCGGTCGAGTCGACCGCGAGCACGAAGGCGTCGGGCAGGAAGTGCTCCTCGCTCTGGTAGCGGCTCGCTCGGTCGTGCGCGCGCAGGCGGTGCAGGCTCGGCCGAACGTAGTGGCCCGGTCGCGGCCCCTCGCACGGGCCGCCCGCGACCAGCGCCTGCGCGCCTTCCGCCGCGGCGAGCTCCAACACCCTGGCGTGTCGCTCGCGCGCGGCGCGCGAGATCAGCGGTCCCATGAACGCGCCCGGGTCCGAGGAGTGCCCGATCGCGATGCCGCGAAACAGCCGCGCGAGCTTCTCGCAGAGCGCGTCCGCGATGCTGCGCTGCGCGAACACGCGGCTGGTCGCGCTGCAGCGCTGGCCCGCCGTCACGCAGGCGCCGAAGGCGATCGCGGTCGCCGCCGCGTCGAGATCGGCGTCCGCGCAGACCAGCACGCCGTTCTTTCCGCCCATCTCGAGCGCGACCAGCTTCCAGGGCTGGTCGAGTGTGGCCTCGAGGATCCGCCGCCCGACCGACCACGACCCGGTGAAGAGCACACCGTCGAGCCCGGGGTGGGCGGCGAGCCGCGCGCCGGCCGCGCCGTCGCCCTGCACCACGTTCACGACGCCGGGTGGTAGTCCGCAGCGTCGCGCGAGCTCTGCGTAGAGCTGGCCGGTCGCGGGCGTCTGCTCGGACGGCTTCACCACGACACAGTTTCCGGTCGCCAGCGCCGGAACCACGTGGCCGTGCACCAGGTGGCCCGGGAAGTTGAACGGCCCGAGCACGGCGAGCACGCCGCGCGCGCTGTTGCGCCAGCGACCGGTCTGGCCCGGGCCGAGCGCGAACTCCCGCTCGGCCACCAGCTCCAGGCCCTGCGAGAGCGTGATGTCGATCTTCGCGAGCATCGCCTGGACCTCGGTGCGCGCCTCCCAGACGGGCTTTCCCACCTCGGTCGCGATCACACCCGCGAGCCGCTCGGCGTCGGCGCGGATCGCGTCTCCGAAGCGGCGCAGATGTGCGGCGCGGCTCTCGCTCGAAGCGTCGCGCCAGGCCGGCCAGGCGGCGCGCGCCGAAGCGATCGCGCGCTCGGCCGAGTCCGCGCCGATCGGGAACGCGCCGCGCAGCGCGTGGATGTCGCCCGGGTCTTCGAGCGCGATCTCGCCCGCCACACGTTCGGGCAGGACGAACTGACGGTCGATGAGATCCCCGCGCGGGGCGAAGTCGGACGTCTCAGCCATCGCCGCCCCTTCCCCGCGCGGCAGGCAACGGTGTCCAGGCGATCTCGTCGCCGATCGCGAGCCGCAGCCGTTTTCGCGCCTCCTTCGGCACGCGGATCGCGTCGCCCTCGCGCGAAGCGGTGGCCGCGACCGCGCGGAACTCGCCGCCCTCCTCGGTCGAGAGGATCGCCGGCGGCGCAGGCTCGTCCGGCGCGCCGTCCGCGAGCCGGCCGAACACCGTCTGCTGCACCGGAACGATCTTCGCGACGGGCGCGGCGACGAACGGCCCGCCGTCGAAGGGGTCGATCTCGCCCTGCCAGTGCAGCCCCGCCTGCTCGAGGAGCCGCAGCGCCGGCTTCGCCTCGCCGTGCACGTGGCCGATCTGCGCGGCCACGTCGGGGTCGAGAAGCGACGCGTAGAAGGGCGTGGCGGGAAACAGATCGAGCACGAAGCTCTTGTCGACGGCGCTGCGCCGATCCGCCTCGGTGTAGCTCATTCCGGTGAAGCGGCGGCCGAAGGCGTCCCAGAACGCGCTTCGCCCCTGCGCGTCGATCGCGGCGCGCATCTCGGCGAGCACCGTCTTCTCGAAGCAGCCGGGCTTGCGCGCGATGAAGGCGAACCGGCCCCACGAGAGCAGCTTGCCCGGCCAGCCCGGCCGCCCGCGCGCCTCTGGCCGCAGCACCAGCGAGCCGATCTCGGTCGGCCCGTCGTGCGACGCGCCGAGCTGGAGCGTCGTGTGGGTCACGCGCACGGAGCTGCTCGGCGAGAATCGAGTCTCCTCGCCGACGCGCAGGAACAGGTGCGGCATCTCGGGCGTTCCGTGCTTGGAAAGGATCGCGGATGTGCCGACCACGGCATCGCCGTCGTCGACGAGCACGAACTGGTACTCGCGCTCGGGCCCCGGCGGTCCCGGCTCGCGGAACGCGCGCTCCGAGCGGGCGATGCGCCGGCGCAGGAAGGCGTCGTCGTGGGGCAGGTTCGGGCTGTCGAGCAGCGCCGCGAGCTCCAGAAGCGACGGCAGGTCCGCCGCAATCGCGCCGCGCATCAGGAACACGTCGGCCTCCCCGAACACACCAGGCACGCGAGGCGCACGAGCAGCGCGCGGTACAGCTCCACCGCGCGGTGTAGCTGCGCGACACTCGTGTGCTCGTTGGGCTTGTGGACGTTGCCGACCGAGGGCCCGGGCCCGAGCACGATCGCCTCCAGCCCGGCGCGCGACAGAAGCCCCGCCTCGGTGCAGGTCGCCTTGGTCGCGAGCCCCGCCTCGAGGCCGACCGAGCGCTGCGCGTCGAGCGCCGCGCGCACGAGCTTGGCATCGCGGCTCGTCGAGAGCGGCGGGTTGGCGCGCACGCTGGTGATCGCTGCTGCGTCGCGAAGCGGTTCCACCAGAAGCTCCGGATCCTCGCCGGGAATCGGCCGCACGTCGAAGCGGAACCGCGCCCGGTCGCCTTCGAGCCAGGCGCGGCCGAGGCTCGCGACCGTGCGATCGGGATCGAAGTCGGGGTCGCGGCGAGCCCCGAGCGACGCTTCGAAATGCCGCCACGCCGCAGCGAAACTGCGAAGCGGTGCTGTCGCGAAGATCGGCTCTTTGCACGCGTCGCTCGCGCCTTTGCTCGCAAGACCGATCTCGCAGCGACCCGGAACGACGTTCACCGCCGTGCCGCCGTCGAGCGCGAAGATGCCGAGGACTCCGGCGGATTCGAGCTCGGAGAGCGCGGCCAGGATCGCGTTCCTGCCGAGCGCCGGCGCGCTCGAGTGCGCGGCCACGCCGGTCACCGTCCGCTGCGTCGCCGTGAGCGCCTCGCAATAGTCGAGCCGCTCGAGCGCGACGCTCGCCTCGAACACCGCGTAGCCCTTGTGCGCGCGAATCACGGCGAGCTCGGACGGCTCGCCGACCAGCGCCTCGCGGTAGCCGCGCGCAAGGCCCGCATCGATCAGCCAGCGCGCGCCGATCAAGCCGATCTCTTCACCGAACGTCCCGACCAGCCGAACGGGCCGGCGCAGCCGCGAGCGGTCGATCGACGCCAGCGCGAGCGCCTTGCAGACGAAGTCGACCTTGGCGTCGGCCGAGCCCAGGCCGTAGAGCCGATCGGCCTCACGCGTCGGCCGGAACGGATCGCCCCCGGTCGCGGTCCATGCGCCGAACGCGCCGGGCGGAACCGTGTCGAGGTGTGTCACCAGCAGCAGGCCGCCCGCGTCCGCGTCCGGCCCGACGTCGCACACCACCGCATGGTGTAGGGTGCCGCCGACCTCGGCGGTCTCGATCCGCGCGGGGAGCCCGAGCTCGCCGAGCAGCTGCGAGGCCAGGCGCGCGATCGCGGCGTTGCCGAGCCGCGACTCCGACGGGGTCGCGATGAAGCGCTCGGCCCAGGCGATCAGATCGGCCATCCGGACCTCGAATCGACGCCCCTACTTGGCCGCTTGAGTTGCCTCCGCGCAGCAGGGGCAGGTCTGGCGCAGGTACTCGAAGGTGTAGATCCCGCTGTCGTGCCCGTCGGTCCACTCGAACTGCAGCGCGTAGCGGCCGACGGGCGTGATGCGGATCGGCCGCACGTCGTCGGGAATGCCCTCGGGGTTCAGCAGCGGCCGGCCGGTGAACTCCTCGACGCAGCGCGCGCAGCGACAGGAGAGCCGAAGGCCGCGCACCGCGTAGACGCTCTCGTGCCCGTCGTTCCAGACGATGCGCAGCTTGTCGGGTCCGGCCTGGGAGATCGATGTGGGGGTTGGGAGGCTCATGTCGGGAAACGTAGCTCGTGTCTGGGCTAAGATCCGCGCGCGCGAGGCGCGGAGGAGCAGGGATGTCGAAGGAAGCGGTGGCGATCCTGGGCGGAACCGGCGAGCAGGGGCTCGGACTCGCGTATCGGTTTGCGTTGGCCGGCCGGCCGGTTCGAATCGGCAGCCGCAAGGAGGACCGCGCGCTCGAGGCCGTGCGCGACGTCTCCGCCAAGGTGCCGGGCGCCGACGTGTCGGGATTCGAGAACGCGGCCGCGGTGCGCGCGACGCGTGGCGGGATCGTGATCCTGTCGGTGCCGTTCGAGCACATGGCCGGCACGATCAAGTCGGTGCGCGACGATCTCGCGCCCGGCGCCGTGCTGGTATCGATGGGCGTGCCGCTCGCCAGCGCGATCGGCGACGTGGCCTCGCGCGTGATCGGCGTCTCGCAGGGGTCCTGCGCGGAGATGTGCGAGGCGCTGGCGCCCGAGGGCGTGCCGGTGGTGTCGGCGTTCCAGAACGTGGCGGCGCACCGGCTGCTCGACCTGCCGCACCCGGTCGAGTGCGACGTGATCGTCTCGGGCGCCAAGGAGCCGCGCGCGCGAGTGATGGCGCTCTGCGCCGACGTGCCGGGCCTGCGCGCCGTCGACGGCGGGCCGCTGTACAACGCGCGCTACGTGGAGCAGATCACCGCGCTTCTGATCGGGATCAACATCCGCCTGAAGAAGCCCGAGGGCGTGGGGTTCCGACTCACCTATCTCTAGGTGGGCACGGCGTCGAGCTCGAGCCCGACGCTGCGCATCAGCGCGAGCGCGTTGCTGCGCTTCACCACGCCCTCGCGCAGCCGGTAGTCGAAGTGCAGCTCGCCTTCGCGGAGCTCGTCCTCGAAGTGCGCGTTTCGCGCGCGCGGGGCGAGCTCGTCGACCATCGCCGTGAGCGCGAGGTCGTGCGTGGTGACCAGGCCCATCGCCCCGCGCGCGAGCAGGCCGCGCACCAGCGCGCTCGCGCCGATGCCGCGGTCGTGCGAATTCGTGCCCTGCAGGATCTCGTCGAGCAGGAACAGAACGGGGCGCGGACCCTCGCAGAGCTGCACCGCCCGCTTCAGGCAGAGCAGCTCGGCGAAGAAGCGCGATGCGCCCTCCTGCAGAGAGTCCTGCACGCGAAGCGAAGCGCCGAGCGAGAGCGGCGAGACGCGCAGGCCGTGCGCGCGAACCGGCGCCCCCGCGAGCGCGAGCACCACGTTGCTGCCGACGCTGCGCAGCAGCGTGCTCTTGCCCGACATGTTCGAGCCCGACACCACCACGAGCGCGTGATCCGCGTCGAGCGACAGGTCGTTTCGCACGCAGCTCGCATCGGCCAGAAGCGGGTGCCCGAGCCCGCGCGCGTCGAAGACCGGGCCGGTCTCGGCGATCTCGGGGAACGGATCCGCGGGGTGCTCCCAGGCGTGCGCCGCCAGGTCGCAAAGCGCCTCGAGCTCGCCGAGCGCGTCGAGCCAGCCTTCGAGGTGTCCGCCGCAGCGCGATCGCCACGCCTCGAGCGCGAACGCGTGCTGCGTGCCCCAGAGCAGCAGCGGCGCGATCGGCGCGAAGAGCTGGTTGCGCCGCCAGTCGAGCGTCGTCACTAGCCGGTGTAGTCGAGCCAGGTCGCGCGAGGCCGGGACGCCCTGGGTCT
Proteins encoded in this region:
- a CDS encoding M20 family metallopeptidase; translated protein: MADLIAWAERFIATPSESRLGNAAIARLASQLLGELGLPARIETAEVGGTLHHAVVCDVGPDADAGGLLLVTHLDTVPPGAFGAWTATGGDPFRPTREADRLYGLGSADAKVDFVCKALALASIDRSRLRRPVRLVGTFGEEIGLIGARWLIDAGLARGYREALVGEPSELAVIRAHKGYAVFEASVALERLDYCEALTATQRTVTGVAAHSSAPALGRNAILAALSELESAGVLGIFALDGGTAVNVVPGRCEIGLASKGASDACKEPIFATAPLRSFAAAWRHFEASLGARRDPDFDPDRTVASLGRAWLEGDRARFRFDVRPIPGEDPELLVEPLRDAAAITSVRANPPLSTSRDAKLVRAALDAQRSVGLEAGLATKATCTEAGLLSRAGLEAIVLGPGPSVGNVHKPNEHTSVAQLHRAVELYRALLVRLACLVCSGRPTCS
- a CDS encoding DNA mismatch repair protein MutS, which gives rise to MNEAAEVLRQRLSQRGAALETATRDARRISNLRLGVFALALAVGWLAFGERAISALWLLPVAGAFVALVLAHDAARRRRLRAERAREHYELALARMEHRIAGRGRDGERYLDPEHPYAMHLDLFGRGSLFELLSRAQTRAGEDRLAAWLLAPAAPEELRARHAAVNELRGNLDLREDLAVLGPEIRHGVHPEPLLKWGRAPVRFTGGALRAAAAVLAALSTCAVAAALAGATSWAPALVAIAAQSLFAASLRSRVSGVLGEIEAPSRDLAQLSALVDRVERESFAAPLLASLRGALETQGVPASRDLARLHRLVTTLDWRRNQLFAPIAPLLLWGTQHAFALEAWRSRCGGHLEGWLDALGELEALCDLAAHAWEHPADPFPEIAETGPVFDARGLGHPLLADASCVRNDLSLDADHALVVVSGSNMSGKSTLLRSVGSNVVLALAGAPVRAHGLRVSPLSLGASLRVQDSLQEGASRFFAELLCLKRAVQLCEGPRPVLFLLDEILQGTNSHDRGIGASALVRGLLARGAMGLVTTHDLALTAMVDELAPRARNAHFEDELREGELHFDYRLREGVVKRSNALALMRSVGLELDAVPT
- the npdG gene encoding NADPH-dependent F420 reductase codes for the protein MSKEAVAILGGTGEQGLGLAYRFALAGRPVRIGSRKEDRALEAVRDVSAKVPGADVSGFENAAAVRATRGGIVILSVPFEHMAGTIKSVRDDLAPGAVLVSMGVPLASAIGDVASRVIGVSQGSCAEMCEALAPEGVPVVSAFQNVAAHRLLDLPHPVECDVIVSGAKEPRARVMALCADVPGLRAVDGGPLYNARYVEQITALLIGINIRLKKPEGVGFRLTYL
- a CDS encoding arginine N-succinyltransferase; translated protein: MPGVFGEADVFLMRGAIAADLPSLLELAALLDSPNLPHDDAFLRRRIARSERAFREPGPPGPEREYQFVLVDDGDAVVGTSAILSKHGTPEMPHLFLRVGEETRFSPSSSVRVTHTTLQLGASHDGPTEIGSLVLRPEARGRPGWPGKLLSWGRFAFIARKPGCFEKTVLAEMRAAIDAQGRSAFWDAFGRRFTGMSYTEADRRSAVDKSFVLDLFPATPFYASLLDPDVAAQIGHVHGEAKPALRLLEQAGLHWQGEIDPFDGGPFVAAPVAKIVPVQQTVFGRLADGAPDEPAPPAILSTEEGGEFRAVAATASREGDAIRVPKEARKRLRLAIGDEIAWTPLPAARGRGGDG
- a CDS encoding DUF971 domain-containing protein; the protein is MSLPTPTSISQAGPDKLRIVWNDGHESVYAVRGLRLSCRCARCVEEFTGRPLLNPEGIPDDVRPIRITPVGRYALQFEWTDGHDSGIYTFEYLRQTCPCCAEATQAAK
- a CDS encoding aldehyde dehydrogenase family protein: MAETSDFAPRGDLIDRQFVLPERVAGEIALEDPGDIHALRGAFPIGADSAERAIASARAAWPAWRDASSESRAAHLRRFGDAIRADAERLAGVIATEVGKPVWEARTEVQAMLAKIDITLSQGLELVAEREFALGPGQTGRWRNSARGVLAVLGPFNFPGHLVHGHVVPALATGNCVVVKPSEQTPATGQLYAELARRCGLPPGVVNVVQGDGAAGARLAAHPGLDGVLFTGSWSVGRRILEATLDQPWKLVALEMGGKNGVLVCADADLDAAATAIAFGACVTAGQRCSATSRVFAQRSIADALCEKLARLFRGIAIGHSSDPGAFMGPLISRAARERHARVLELAAAEGAQALVAGGPCEGPRPGHYVRPSLHRLRAHDRASRYQSEEHFLPDAFVLAVDSTDEGIALLDATDFGLVASVFTRDRAIYERAARTLRVGALNWNAATVGASSKLPFGGVKRSGNDRPAGAMSTLYCTFPQANLEHEQAPPAATWPGFPTPE